In Equus caballus isolate H_3958 breed thoroughbred chromosome 25, TB-T2T, whole genome shotgun sequence, one DNA window encodes the following:
- the OR13C1 gene encoding olfactory receptor 13C7 has product MHFGGCRILLVKENINMGKSNQSSVTEFVLLGLSGYPELEAIYFVLVLYMYLVILLGNGVIIIVSIYDSHLHTPMYFFLSNLSFLDICYTSSSIPLFLSSFLTSKKTISFSGCGVQMFFSFAMGATECVLLSMMAFDRYVAICNPLRYPIIMSKASYVPMVSGSWIAGGVNSVLQTSLAMRLPFCGDNVINHFTCEILAVLKLACADVSINVLSMVVANMIFLVVPVLFIVVSYVFILFTILRIPSAEGRRKAFSTCSAHLTVVVIFYGTILFMYAKPKAKDSSGADKVQVTDKIISLFYGVVTPMLNPLIYSLRNKDVKAAVKNILCQKCSSEGR; this is encoded by the coding sequence ATGCATTTCGGCGGCTGCAGAATTCTTTtggtgaaagaaaatattaacatggGAAAGTCCAATCAGTCTTCTGTGACAGAATTTGTCCTACTGGGGCTTTCAGGCTACCCAGAGCTTGAGGCCATTTACTTTGTACTGGTCCTATATATGTACCTGGTGATCCTACTGGGAAATGGAGTCATCATCATTGTAAGTATCTATGACTCCCACCTGCAtacccccatgtactttttcctcagtaACTTATCATTCTTGGACATTTGCTACACCAGTTCTTCTATCCCCTTATTTCTCAGCAGCTTCTTAACTTCAAAGAAAACTatttccttctctgggtgtggagtacaaatgtttttctcctttgctatGGGAGCCACAGAGTGTGTCCTTCTAAGCATGATGGCGtttgaccgctatgtggccatctgtaaccCTCTGAGATACCCCATCATTATGAGCAAGGCTTCATATGTGCCCATGGTCTCTGGGTCCTGGATTGCAGGGGGTGTCAATTCTGTGTTGCAAACCTCTCTTGCAATGCGACTTCCTTTCTGTGGAGATAATGTCATTAATCATTTTACTTGTGAAATCTTGGCTGTCTTGAAATTGGCCTGTGCTGATGTCTCCATAAATGTTCTTAGCATGGTTGTTGCTAATATGATTTTTCTTGTGGTCCCAGTACTTTTCATTGTTGTTTCCtatgttttcattctcttcaccATCCTGAGGATTCCTTCTGCAGAGGGAAGGCgcaaagccttctccacctgctccgCCCACCTAACAGTGGTGGTTATATTCTATGGAACCATCCTCTTCATGTATGCAAAACCCAAGGCTAAAGACTCTTCTGGTGCGGACAAAGTACAAGTCACAGACAAAATCATCTCTCTCTTCTACGGAGTTGTGACACCTATGCTCAATCCCCTCATCTATAGTTTGAGGAACAAAGACGTGAAGGCAGCTGTGAAGAATATACTGTGTCAGAAATGCTCCTCAGAGGGAAGGTGa
- the OR13C2H gene encoding olfactory receptor family 13 subfamily C member 2H gives MEWENQTILVEFFLKGLADYPRLELLFFVLVLIMYVVILLGNGTLILISILDPHLHTPMYFFLGNLSFLDICYTTTSIPSTLMRFLSERKTISFTGCAVQMFFGLAMGTTECVLLSMMAFDRYVAICKPLRYSVIMSKNSYVPMAAGSWFAGVVNSAVQTAFVVQLTFCRNNVINNFACEILAVMKMACADISGNEFIMLVATTLFTLMPLLLIVISYSLIISSILKIRTSEGRSKAFSTCSAHLTVVIIFYGTILFMYMKPKSKQTLNSDDMDATDKLISMFYGVMTPMMNPLIYSLRNKDVKEAVKHLFNRRFFTK, from the coding sequence ATGGAATGGGAAAACCAAACGATTCTGGTAGAATTCTTTTTAAAGGGGCTTGCTGATTACCCAAGGCTTGAGCTACTCTTTTTTGTGCTCGTCTTAATAATGTATGTGGTCATCCTTCTGGGCAATGGCACCCTTATTTTAATCAGCATCCTGGACCCCCACCTTCACACCCCTATGTACTTCTTCCTGGGGAACCTCTCGTTCTTGGACATCTGCTACACCACCACCTCCATTCCCTCCACACTGATGAGGTTCCTCTCCGAAAGAAAGACCATCTCCTTTACTGGCTGTGCAGTGCAAATGTTCTTCGGCTTGGCCATGGGGACAACAGAGTGTGTGCTCCTGAGCATGATGGCCTTTGACCGGTATGTGGCTATCTGCAAACCTCTGAGATATTCTGTCATCATGAGTAAGAATTCCTATGTGCCCATGGCAGCTGGCTCCTGGTTTGCAGGAGTTGTCAACTCTGCAGTACAAACTGCATTTGTGGTACAATTGACCTTCTGCAGGAATAATGTCATCAATAATTTTGCCTGTGAAATTCTGGCTGTCATGAAGATGGCCTGTGCTGACATCTCAGGCAATGAGTTCATCATGCTTGTGGCCACGACATTGTTCACATTGATGCCCCTGCTCTTGATTGTCATCTCTTACTCATTAATCATTTCCAGCATCCTCAAGATCCGTACTTCTGAGGGGAGAAgcaaagccttctccacctgctcaGCCCACCTGACTGTGGTGATAATATTCTATGGAACCATTCTCTTCATGTACATGAAGCCCAAGTCTAAACAGACTCTTAATTCAGATGACATGGATGCCACTGACAAACTTATATCCATGTTCTATGGAGTGATGACTCCCATGATGAATCCTTTAATCTACAGTCTCAGAAACAAGGATGTGAAGGAGGCAGTAAAACATCTATTTAACAGAAGGTTCTTTACCAAGTGA